Below is a window of Corynebacterium kalinowskii DNA.
AGCGATGGCTAGCGGCATGCCGGTGCGGAGCGTCAAAGCCAGGAAATAATAGGAGATAACGTAGAGCGCGGTGACGGGTATGAAGACCCAGCGCTGGCCAAAAGTTGCCACTCGCAAAAGTAGGGTGCCACAGACTTCGGTGATGATCGCGCCCAAAAGGTAGATCATTTGGCGCCGGCCTGGACCAAATAGACGCCGCCCACGATGAGGGTGAGCCCAATCGCGCTGAGCAAAGACAGCGGATCGTGGAAAAGAACGGTGGCCAAAATTGCCGTGAGCGCAACCCCGATGGCTGACCACAGGCCATAGGCTACGCCGAGGCCCATCCCTGCTTTCAGCGTTCGGCTGAGGAAAAAGAAAGCGCCGACATAGCCAGCAGCCACGATGACCAGGAGGTATCGGTTGCTGAGCGCGGGTTCAAGGCTGAGGGTGGCGACCACTTCGCAGGCAATTGCCCCGCTCAAGGGGATCCAGGGATGCACGGCTAATGATCCTATCTTGGACGCTGACCCCCAGCGCAGTGCGGCTACTTGGTCAGCTGCTCGACAACCTGCTGGAGCGCGCCAGCCTGGTGGGCGGCTGGGACGAACTTGCCGTCGACCATCTCGTGGTTGAGGTTGATGGAAACCTGGGCGCGTGGCAGCGACATGGAGAAGTTGTGCAGCACGATGCGCAGGTGGTCAACCGCGCGGATGGCGCCGTCGAAACCGTAGGAAACGAAGCTGGCCTTCTTGCCGAGGAGTTCAACGCCAAGGGAGTCAATGGCGTTCTTGAGAGCACCTGGAATGCTGTGGTTGTACTCACCGGTGACGAAGATGAAGGCGTCGAACTCAGCCATCTTCTCGCCCCAGGCTTGCTGCTCGGGGACGTCGTACTTGCCCTTCAACATCATTGGCGGGACGGCGCTGGTCAGCAATGGCAGGTTGAATTCTTTGAGGTCGACGAGCTCAGCGCCCTCGATGTTGTCGACTGCCCACTGGGCTACCTGAATGCCGAAGCGGCTGTCGCGGATGGAACCGAGGACTACTGCAATTTTCATGCCTTCTCCAATTTTGTTGATAAGTCTACAATTTCAGGGGATATCCTAACAGTATGCCTTCGCTTTTCAACTCCGTGCCCACCCCGCCTCGTCGAATCGCATCTGGCGTGGCTCATGTACCTGGGTTTTTATCCCTTGAGCAGCAACATGATGTGGTGGAGAAGGCCCGCGATCTTTCACGTGGGCATATGAAACGGCCGGAATTGAAATCAGGCACGATGAGTGTCTACATGCATATGTTGGGCTACCGCACCTTGGCAAACCTTAACCATTACGAGCGATCCCCGCTGGATATGCCCCAATGGGCGCTGCATGTGGGGCGCGCCGGGCTGGCTGCTGCCGCGGAGGTGGCGCCTGAATTGCAGCCCTGGGTCGCCAGCTTCAAGCCTGAAATGCTGCTGATTAACTACTATCCGCCCACCGCCACGATGGGGTTGCATCAAGATGCTGGTGAAGAGTCCGAAGCGCCGATCGTCTCCCTCTCGGTCGGGGACTCGGCGCTGTTTCGACTCGGAAACTGCGAAAACCGCAATCGGCCCTGGCATGACGTGCAGCTCCAATCCGGTGATCTCCTCGTCTTCGGTGGGGAGAACCGGCGGGCATTTCACGGCGTGCCCAAGCTCTATCCGGGCACGCTGCCGGCTGATTGCGGTTTGCGGGAAGGGCGAATCAATCTCACGATTCGCCAAGTAAATCTCTAGTTCAGGCGGTCCTTGACCGTATCCTGTGCGCGGTCAACGTGCTCAGCGTGCTTGTCGCCAGTCTTGTTGTCCACTGCGTCGCCTGCCTTATCGACGGCCTGGTCTACCTTCTCCGGGTTCTGCTCCGCGAAGTCTTTTGCCTTGTCCATGATGCCCATTATTCAAATCCTTTCGTTGTGCGGCTATGCATGGCCCAGCCTAGGGGTGGCCGTGGGACTTTGCTGAGGGGACGCTTTGACTAAATCTCTGTGACCTGGAGAAACGGGAATTGTGGGCACTAGAATGCAACGGCTTTGTGATGACGGTGAGATGATTCGGGCACGAAAAAGCCGCAGCCATTGTCGGCTGCGGCTCTCGTGGAAGTTGGAGATTACATCTCTGGTGCTGGGGTGACGTTAGGCTCGTCTACTGGATTTTCCACTGGGGTCTCATCCATGACAGGAGCCTCGCCAGGGGCTGGAGCTTCGGTAGGTGCTTCTGCCGGTGCGCCAGCCTTCTCGCCGCGGAGCTTGTCCTTCGCCAGCTCCTGAGCCTGATTGACCTTGTCGGCGAACTTGCCTTCGGTCTTGGCGTCGATGAGGTCGCCAGCCTTTTCGATAAGCCCGTCTACCTGATCAGGGTTCTTCTCGGCGAAATCCTTAGCCTTGTCGAAGATGCTCATAGCCGTCGTCCTTTCGTTGAAAACGTTGTAACTCATTGTAAGTCAATTCTCGCTCGAGCGTGCGTAGAACATATGTGCTAACTGATCGGTGGGGATGTCTCTTGGCCTGTTTAAAATGTGGGGCATGAATGGAAATCTAGAAGAAAAAGGGCTTGTCGCCTGTGAAGATGGACGTATTCGCCCTGCATGGGCGGCAGAGTCGGAGCTCATGCGGAATTACTACGACCATGAATGGGGCCGGCCAATACTCACGGAATCCGAGGCGTTTGAACGCCTCGTCCTCGAAGGCTTCCAAGCTGGATTGTCCTGGGCTATCGTGCTGCGAAAGCGAGATGCATTTCGGCTGGCCTTCAAGGACTTTGACGTCGATGCGGTCGCCGCATTTAGTGAATCAGATATCGAACGGTGCGCTGAAAATCCCGACATCATCCGCAATCGTGCAAAGATTCGAGCGGCAGTACACAATGCGCGGTGCGTTCAAGAACTCCGGGAAGATGGCGGCCTGCTCGCCCTATTAGCGTCTTTCGCTCCCGAGCACTGGGAGCAGCCTGTCAGCAGTGCAACTGCTCATACTGTCTCCGCAGAATCGCATCAGATGGCAGCAACGCTGAAGAAAAAGGGTTTCAAGTTCGTTGGCCCGACTACCTGTTTCGCGCTCATGGAGGCAACAGGTCTGATAAATAACCGCGTCGTCGGCGCGTCCGACCTATTGTAGGAGGTATGACTAAGACAGCATTGGTGACCGGCGGGTCAAGCGGGATTGGTGAAGCCACGGCAGAAGCATTGGCGCAGGACGGCTGGCATGTCATTGTCGCGGCACGTCGTGCTGATCGCGTAGCTGCTATCGCTGAGCGCATCGGTGGTACAGCCGTGGTAGTGGACGTGACCGATGTGGATGCGGTACAACGCATGGCAGATAGTATCGACAGCCTCGACTTGCTGGTTAACAATGCCGGCGGCGCAAAGGGACTTGACTCAATCGCTGAGGCCAACGTCGATGATTGGCGCTGGATGTACGAAACCAACGTTCTTGGCACCTTGAACGTCACGCAGGCCCTGCTTGACAAGCTCATCGCGTCCGAGGGCAGCATCATCAACATCGGTTCCATCGCGGCTATCACGCCGTACAAGGGTGGAGCAGGTTACAACGCCGCCAAGTTTGGCGTGCGCGCCATGACCAAGGTCTTGCGCCAAGAAATGGAAGGCGTGCCGATTCGCGTCACTGAAATCGACCCAGGCCGCGTGAAAACCGATTTCTCGCTCGTCCGGTTCAAAGGTGATGAAGCGAAGGCAGATGCTGTCTACGCAGATAAACTAAATCTGACCGCACAAGATATTGCCGAAGCCATTCGGTGGGTCGCAGCATTACCAGCCCACATGTGTATTGAAAACATGACCATCAAGCCAAGGGACCAAGTATGATTGTCACCACCACAAACTCCGTCGAAGGCCGCGAAATTGCCCACTATATTCGCATAGTGGCCGGGGAAACCATCGTCGGTATCAATGCATTCAAAGACTTCACCGCGGGCCTACGAAATATTGTCGGCGGACGCAGCGAGGCTTATGAAGGCGAAGCGCAAGCAGCTCGAGAAACCGCACTCGCAGAACTTGTGCAGCGCGCTATGGAACTCGGTGCCGATGCCGTCGTCGGTGTAGCGCTGGATTACTCCACCATGGGGCAGGCAAACAACATGCTGATGGTGAGCGCGACCGGTACTGCGGTCAAACTCGCGTAAGCTCTATCCTCATGTATGACGTCGGTATCAAAGACGAATCCATCAAACTTGGCCAGTTCATTAAACTAGCCAACTTGGTTGACACCGGAGGGGCGGCAAAAGAAGCCATTGCCGCAGGTCAAATCACCGTCAACGGTGAAGTTGACACCCGCCGAGGGAAAACCCTACGCCCAGGCGATGTTGTCTGTATCGGGGACGTATGCGCCAAAGTAGTCGCTCAAGACGATGAGGAAGACGATTACTTTGACGAAGCCACCGCGAACGACGATTTCGACTACGAAAAATGGAAGAACATGTGACCCATGCCAGCATTTGAATCACGCCACGGAATGCCCATCTGGAGCGAGCTTTCTACGTCTGACCTGCGCAAGAGCAGCCACTTTTACCAAACAATCATGGGCTGGGAATGCGATGACAATGATCAGTACCGCCTTGCCCGCAGCCAAGGCATGCCGGTAGCTGGCTTCGTCGCCCAGGAAGCTGGCACCATGCCAGACTCTTGGGTCACCTACTTCTTCACTGAAAACATCGAGAACACCGTTGAACGCGTCGCTGAACTCGGCGGCCGCATCCTCCTCGAACCAACCGAGATCACCCGCGGAACCATCTCGCTGTGCGTCGACCCAAGCGGCGCCATCTTCGGTCTCTTGGCGACCGAGGAAATCTTCGTCGCTGGCGGGGAACCAGGCACGGCTGCCTGGTACGAACTCACTGCCACTGCAAAGTACGCTAAAGCCGTCGAGTTTTACGAAGAACTTTTCGGCTGGATGACGTCCGCAATGACCTCCCCAGACGGAAGCTTCAATTACACCAGCGCTCTGGAAGACGGCGCACCTTTTGCTGGCCTGTGGGATGCCGAAGGCCAGTTCCCACCGCAGGTACCGAGCTTCTGGCAGACCTACCTCGGTGTCCTCGACGTCGATGCCGCCGCAGCACAGGTCGCCGAACTCGGTGGCACCGTCATCCGGGAACCATGGGACTCCGACTTTGGGCGCATGTGCCTGATTGCCGATTCCACCGGCGCGACCCTGACCCTGGCGCAAGTGCCAGAACCAGCAGAAGAAGGCCGCGAGGAAGACCCGCTCCAAGGCATTGACCTCAGCCAGTTCCAATAAAGACCGCGAAGCGCTTATCGACGCCGTCCTGGACCACGTCAGCCAGCTGAAAGCCGGCGAGGTGGCCACCTACGGCGAAATAGGCGCAGCCGTCGGATGCGGCCCACGCCAAGTCGGCCGCATCATGCGCGAATACGGCTCCGAAACACCCTGGTGGCGAGTCGTCCGCGCCGATGGGACCAGCGCTGTCGCCGACAAAGCCCGCCCACACTGGCGTGCGGACGGGCTGCCCCTCAAAGAAAACGGGGTGGACCTAAAGAAGCTAACTCTTTAAGAACTCCGCCACGGCCTGAATTTCCTCACGGGCCGACTTCGGAGTCTGAATCCAGTTGCCTTCCGGGCGGGTCAAAAGGTAATTGTCGAAGCCCGCATCTTCAACCAGCGGACACCCCTCGCCCAAACCCCAAGCGTAGGACGAAAATCCCTTAGCTTCGGCCACCTTATTAGTGGCCAGAATTGTCGATCCCGAAAGTTGCGCGGCAGCAGCCACCAACGGGAACCAGTAATTCTCCGTCGCCGGTCCATGCGCGCGACCAAAAGAAGCTACCGCAGTACGGCCGGTCGGCTTCGACGGGGTAAACAACGTGCCCAGGCCGTGCTCGGACATCGATACGCCCGGCCCGTACAGTACGCCCGGCATTTCATGATCCGCTGCGGTTCCGAGCTGCATCATTGCAGCGTGCGTCAAACGATCCGGTAGCCGCGCCAACCAATCTTCCAGGTCGGTCAGCGGGTAATGCTCGTGGATGTACCATTCGAGTAGCTCGAACTGCTCTTTGTCACTGAGCTTGCGGTCTTGCCCGCCTACAACGAAATCGTTCATAAGAATTGAGTATATGCTTTCCTTCGACTCCGCCCTGGGACCTTTGACAATTGTTAGCTCCGATATGGGGATCACCCAGGTCCAGTTCAAAGCCAGCGACGCAGGCGACGGGACACAGTTAGAACAGTGGGCCAGGGAAGAAATCGAGAGCTATTTAGCAGGGCAGCGCCGTGAATTCAGCGTCCCGCTGGACCGGAAAGCGTTGCAGGTGAAGCGCTCCTTTCATGATGAGGTGCGGCACCACTTGGCGTCGATAAGCTATGGCGAGACGAGGACTTACGGTGAGATCGCGGCTGAACTTGGCAGGCCAGGCGCCGCGCGGGCAGTGGGAACAGCGTGCGCGCGTAACCCCCTGCCCATCCTAGTGCCATGTCACCGGGTTTTGGCTAGCAAGGGGCTGGGCGGATATCTAGGCGGATTGCCCGCAAAACAGTACTTGCTTGCCCTGGAGGGAATACACTGGCAGCCATGAGCGGCGTAGCAGAGATTATTTCGGCAACACTAACCCCAACCAAACAAGAAGTATTGCAGCAGTGGGTGCCCGGTTTCAAGGAAATCGGAGCTTTTCGCCTGGTAGATCCCGCGGGAGAGGTGGGAATCGATTTCGTGCTGGGCACCGATGGTGAAGACCGTCCGATTCAGCTTCCCGTGACTTACCGAAGTGATGAACTCCCGAGCGGTGTAGTCGGCACCATGGAACACAGTGTGCTGGGTACCCGGTACGTTGCGAAGGCAACGGCCGATCCGGTTGCCATCGGGGAGATCGTGCGTGTGATTTTGGCTGGCGATACTGAAGCTGAACGCAGCGATGGCAAAGCTCAAGCGCTCCATATCCAGGGGTCGGGCCAGACTCCCACGACCGAGATCACGGATGTTGTGATCGAAGATGTCACTGAGGAGAGCGTCCGAGCGAACGCCAAAGTCAATGGCGTGGGTCGATCATTTGAGCTGCGGCTGCCGCGCCGGTTGCTGCCGGTGAAGCACCTGCGGGTATCACGCATGCCGTCCGCCCGAAATATCATTGGTGTGCGTCCGGATTCGGAAGAACAGCTCGTCGTCGCAGAATTGATCTGGCGCGACCTCTAGAAAAAGAGTCCGAAGAGGATCCCGAGGGCCAGGCCGGGGACTGCGATACAGCAGGCTTGGGCCCATCGGTAACTGCGCAGGGTGCGCGGGCTGGCTCCGATATGCTGCAGCCGGGCTCGGTCGGTGTGTGATTCTTGCTGGGTCAGTGTCAGGACAAGGCCAGTAATACACGCCACGAAGATGATTCCGAGTGCGAGCAGGATTCCCATTACGAGTCCTATTGAAGCGGATTCGGATGTGGGCCCGATCTCTAAGCCGGAGAGCTGACTTTGTCGATGAAGTGCGAGTTGCTTGAGTGGGGCTGGTTCAGCAGCAAAGAGGGAAGCTTGGTATTCAAGAGGTTTATCTGCTGCCATTGTCGGGGTGGTTAATTTGCCGGGCGTAGACAGGTGAAGGTCAGCTTCCGTGATCGGCGTGCCCGAGTCAAGCTTTGCTTTGGCGCGTTCGCGTACCTCATCATCGATGCTGAGGTAGTCCAAAAACTCGGGCTCTGCGATGATCTCGTAGTTGTAGATGCCGAGTTTGTACCAAGCGAGGTGTCCGTCGTAGCTGTCGCCTGAAGTGTCAGCAAAGGTGTAGAGGTCGGTTCGGGGACCGAAGTCTTTCTCGAGGTCGCGCAGCTGTGGTTCATACCCGACTGGCGAGTTCACTACTTGTTGGGCGCGTGCCAAAGTTCCGGAGTTGAATGGGGAGCTGTCAGGCATCATGCGGTGTGCAAGTTGGCTGAAAGCAGTGAGGGCAACAGCGGCTAGAATGATTGCGCCGATAGCGCTAGCGCTGCGCAGGTAGTTTCGGTGAGCGTCGCGAAGCGCCATGCGCAGAACAGCGGGGCTGCGTTTTGCGAGGGCGGGGGCTAGAGCAACCACTGTGAAACCGCTCAGGGCGCCACCCAGAATGAACAGGGGTAAAGCTACGTAGAAGCCGATCTGTGGTTCACGAAACAGCAGCCCGCCGATGACGAGTAGCACCGGACCCGGGATCGCATGCCAGAGCCGTGGCCGGGCCTGTGGCCGCACGATTAGGGGGATCATCGAGGCGATGAGAGCAGAGGTTATGGTCACAGCGGCGAACATCAATCCCAGTGCATAGTCCCAGATAACGGATACGTCCATGAGAAAACGCATGCTTGCCTCAGCTAGCAGCCAGGACAACGGTAGCCCGATGAGGCAGCCACCAATACCAAGGAACAAGCCGTGGTATCCGAACATACTGCGGATTTGTGAGCGCCTGGCGCCAACTTGTTCCAACAGCTCCACGGTGTGTGACATGCGCTTATGTGCTACAGCAAACAATGGCGCGGTGAGCCCAGCAGTGAAGATGATGATCAATGACAACAGGGACAGCATTATTGCGATTCCAGCAGGATCTTGAAAGAAGGCCACTACAATCCGGCTGGCTTTGCCGGGCAAGTGTTGCCGAGAGTCCAGCTCGATGTAGGTGGCGGGTACTTCCCCTTGTGCGACCCACCACTTTCCAGGTTGGGCAGTTTCAAGGCCGGTAGCAAAGTCCGCGTGGTGCGCAATCGAATTGGAAAACAGATGGAGACGGTTGACTGTGAGCAGGCGATCGGCAACCACCACGGTGTCGCCCTCTTCGACTCCCAAAGCGCGAGCTGTCCGAAGCGGTAAATCGATTGTTCCGGCAGGAGGCACTTGGAGGTCCGCAGTGCCGGCAGCAGGGTCGAGCGCGGTAATCCAGTTTCGTGCTTCCACGCCATTGTGGGAGAGCAACACCTGCCCGCGAACTGCAGGCAAGAATCCCGCGCCGAGATCCTCATGGGTACGGACATAGGTGAGCGTGTTCTCGGGGTGTTCTTCATATCGCATCGCGGTAAATGCGAGTGAAAAAACGGCCGTGAGTAGGGTAATCGGGATGGCAAACAATAGGACCGCG
It encodes the following:
- a CDS encoding DMT family transporter, coding for MIYLLGAIITEVCGTLLLRVATFGQRWVFIPVTALYVISYYFLALTLRTGMPLAIAYGLWAALGLLATTALSALLFKEKITRTMLLGLGLIMVGVLCVELG
- a CDS encoding DMT family transporter → MHPWIPLSGAIACEVVATLSLEPALSNRYLLVIVAAGYVGAFFFLSRTLKAGMGLGVAYGLWSAIGVALTAILATVLFHDPLSLLSAIGLTLIVGGVYLVQAGAK
- a CDS encoding NADPH-dependent FMN reductase; amino-acid sequence: MKIAVVLGSIRDSRFGIQVAQWAVDNIEGAELVDLKEFNLPLLTSAVPPMMLKGKYDVPEQQAWGEKMAEFDAFIFVTGEYNHSIPGALKNAIDSLGVELLGKKASFVSYGFDGAIRAVDHLRIVLHNFSMSLPRAQVSINLNHEMVDGKFVPAAHQAGALQQVVEQLTK
- a CDS encoding alpha-ketoglutarate-dependent dioxygenase AlkB family protein translates to MPSLFNSVPTPPRRIASGVAHVPGFLSLEQQHDVVEKARDLSRGHMKRPELKSGTMSVYMHMLGYRTLANLNHYERSPLDMPQWALHVGRAGLAAAAEVAPELQPWVASFKPEMLLINYYPPTATMGLHQDAGEESEAPIVSLSVGDSALFRLGNCENRNRPWHDVQLQSGDLLVFGGENRRAFHGVPKLYPGTLPADCGLREGRINLTIRQVNL
- a CDS encoding antitoxin — protein: MDKAKDFAEQNPEKVDQAVDKAGDAVDNKTGDKHAEHVDRAQDTVKDRLN
- a CDS encoding antitoxin, with amino-acid sequence MSIFDKAKDFAEKNPDQVDGLIEKAGDLIDAKTEGKFADKVNQAQELAKDKLRGEKAGAPAEAPTEAPAPGEAPVMDETPVENPVDEPNVTPAPEM
- a CDS encoding DNA-3-methyladenine glycosylase I, encoding MWGMNGNLEEKGLVACEDGRIRPAWAAESELMRNYYDHEWGRPILTESEAFERLVLEGFQAGLSWAIVLRKRDAFRLAFKDFDVDAVAAFSESDIERCAENPDIIRNRAKIRAAVHNARCVQELREDGGLLALLASFAPEHWEQPVSSATAHTVSAESHQMAATLKKKGFKFVGPTTCFALMEATGLINNRVVGASDLL
- a CDS encoding SDR family NAD(P)-dependent oxidoreductase encodes the protein MTKTALVTGGSSGIGEATAEALAQDGWHVIVAARRADRVAAIAERIGGTAVVVDVTDVDAVQRMADSIDSLDLLVNNAGGAKGLDSIAEANVDDWRWMYETNVLGTLNVTQALLDKLIASEGSIINIGSIAAITPYKGGAGYNAAKFGVRAMTKVLRQEMEGVPIRVTEIDPGRVKTDFSLVRFKGDEAKADAVYADKLNLTAQDIAEAIRWVAALPAHMCIENMTIKPRDQV
- a CDS encoding YbjQ family protein — its product is MIVTTTNSVEGREIAHYIRIVAGETIVGINAFKDFTAGLRNIVGGRSEAYEGEAQAARETALAELVQRAMELGADAVVGVALDYSTMGQANNMLMVSATGTAVKLA
- a CDS encoding RNA-binding S4 domain-containing protein, with the protein product MYDVGIKDESIKLGQFIKLANLVDTGGAAKEAIAAGQITVNGEVDTRRGKTLRPGDVVCIGDVCAKVVAQDDEEDDYFDEATANDDFDYEKWKNM
- a CDS encoding VOC family protein, with amino-acid sequence MPAFESRHGMPIWSELSTSDLRKSSHFYQTIMGWECDDNDQYRLARSQGMPVAGFVAQEAGTMPDSWVTYFFTENIENTVERVAELGGRILLEPTEITRGTISLCVDPSGAIFGLLATEEIFVAGGEPGTAAWYELTATAKYAKAVEFYEELFGWMTSAMTSPDGSFNYTSALEDGAPFAGLWDAEGQFPPQVPSFWQTYLGVLDVDAAAAQVAELGGTVIREPWDSDFGRMCLIADSTGATLTLAQVPEPAEEGREEDPLQGIDLSQFQ
- a CDS encoding MGMT family protein, whose amino-acid sequence is MTSASSNKDREALIDAVLDHVSQLKAGEVATYGEIGAAVGCGPRQVGRIMREYGSETPWWRVVRADGTSAVADKARPHWRADGLPLKENGVDLKKLTL
- a CDS encoding methylated-DNA--[protein]-cysteine S-methyltransferase, which produces MLSFDSALGPLTIVSSDMGITQVQFKASDAGDGTQLEQWAREEIESYLAGQRREFSVPLDRKALQVKRSFHDEVRHHLASISYGETRTYGEIAAELGRPGAARAVGTACARNPLPILVPCHRVLASKGLGGYLGGLPAKQYLLALEGIHWQP
- a CDS encoding CG0192 family protein is translated as MSGVAEIISATLTPTKQEVLQQWVPGFKEIGAFRLVDPAGEVGIDFVLGTDGEDRPIQLPVTYRSDELPSGVVGTMEHSVLGTRYVAKATADPVAIGEIVRVILAGDTEAERSDGKAQALHIQGSGQTPTTEITDVVIEDVTEESVRANAKVNGVGRSFELRLPRRLLPVKHLRVSRMPSARNIIGVRPDSEEQLVVAELIWRDL
- a CDS encoding ABC transporter permease family protein, yielding MRYEEHPENTLTYVRTHEDLGAGFLPAVRGQVLLSHNGVEARNWITALDPAAGTADLQVPPAGTIDLPLRTARALGVEEGDTVVVADRLLTVNRLHLFSNSIAHHADFATGLETAQPGKWWVAQGEVPATYIELDSRQHLPGKASRIVVAFFQDPAGIAIMLSLLSLIIIFTAGLTAPLFAVAHKRMSHTVELLEQVGARRSQIRSMFGYHGLFLGIGGCLIGLPLSWLLAEASMRFLMDVSVIWDYALGLMFAAVTITSALIASMIPLIVRPQARPRLWHAIPGPVLLVIGGLLFREPQIGFYVALPLFILGGALSGFTVVALAPALAKRSPAVLRMALRDAHRNYLRSASAIGAIILAAVALTAFSQLAHRMMPDSSPFNSGTLARAQQVVNSPVGYEPQLRDLEKDFGPRTDLYTFADTSGDSYDGHLAWYKLGIYNYEIIAEPEFLDYLSIDDEVRERAKAKLDSGTPITEADLHLSTPGKLTTPTMAADKPLEYQASLFAAEPAPLKQLALHRQSQLSGLEIGPTSESASIGLVMGILLALGIIFVACITGLVLTLTQQESHTDRARLQHIGASPRTLRSYRWAQACCIAVPGLALGILFGLFF